A part of Perca fluviatilis chromosome 15, GENO_Pfluv_1.0, whole genome shotgun sequence genomic DNA contains:
- the hoxb4a gene encoding homeobox protein Hox-B4a — MAMSSYLINSNYVDPKFPPCEEYSQSDYLPSHSPDYYSAQRQEPAAFQPDSLYHHHQHHPQHQNHHQQRGEPPYTPCQRPGQPASVVMSPRGHVLPPTGLQTPPVPELSQRCDSVTPSPPPPASCGQSTSSPTSTRKDPVVYPWMKKVHVNIVSSNYTGGEPKRSRTAYTRQQVLELEKEFHYNRYLTRRRRVEIAHTLCLSERQIKIWFQNRRMKWKKDHKLPNTKVRSGTNSNTNSQALTGSQNHTGPL; from the exons ATGGCCATGAGCTCCTATTTGATCAACTCCAACTATGTGGACCCGAAGTTCCCACCGTGCGAGGAATACTCACAGAGCGACTATCTGCCCAGCCACTCTCCGGACTATTACAGCGCCCAGAGGCAGGAGCCTGCTGCCTTTCAGCCGGACTCTctctaccaccaccatcaaCACCACCCACAACACCAGAACCACCACCAGCAGCGAGGCGAGCCGCCGTACACGCCGTGCCAGCGTCCAGGGCAGCCAGCCTCGGTGGTGATGTCCCCTCGGGGTCACGTCCTCCCCCCGACCGGGCTGCAGACTCCCCCAGTCCCGGAGCTGAGCCAGCGCTGCGACTCGGTGACACCCAGCCCGCCTCCGCCTGCGTCTTGCGGCCAAAGCACTTCGTCCCCCACGAGCACTCGTAAGGACCCCGTAGTCTACCCGTGGATGAAGAAAGTCCATGTAAACATCG TGAGTTCAAACTACACAGGTGGCGAGCCGAAGCGCTCGCGGACGGCCTACACGCGCCAGCAGGTCCTGGAGCTCGAGAAGGAGTTCCACTACAACCGGTACCTGACGCGCAGGCGCAGGGTGGAGATCGCGCACACGCTGTGCCTGTCAGAGCGGCAGATCAAGATCTGGTTCCAGAACCGGAGGATGAAGTGGAAGAAGGACCACAAGCTGCCCAACACCAAGGTCCGCTCCGGGACAAACAGCAACACAAACTCCCAAGCTCTAACTGGCTCCCAGAACCACACCGGGCCCCTATAG